The genomic region CGCAGCGTTATGTGAGCACAAAGACCTCAAACAGGCTGGCGACTGAGTGCATGCGGTAAAAGATGCCAAAGGGGAGTCCAACATTCACAACCGCAGCCCACATGTTGAATTTGTAGAATCCAGTTTCAGCGTCGTGGTCGAACTGGGGTCGAGCACCGAATGCTGGCATGATCCACAGCTGTCACAGAAAGGAAGGAGAACAGGTTGAGTACTTGGTGAATTTTAAAACAGTGACTTTGAGCGTGTGAGGGAGAATGATACTCACTATGATGTTGCCCATCAGCAGAAACGCGCAGACCTCCTTCAACACCCGTCTCTTCCATGACAGTTTGTGCCTGTGCTCAGGCATGTGGCTGTGCTGGCTGTGTGTTGTGAGTACCGGGCTGGCCTTTGGGTCATTTTCTGATCGTTCAAGCATGCCCAGGTCTTTGCCCGACTGCAACACGTATGGATTCGCAACCACAGTGATCGGATGCACCTCGTGCACCTCGTGGAAGGGCTCCCGGTGTAGACCTTCGATGATGAAAAGGTTCTGCAAGCCGAGTTGGATGATCATCAGGATAGCCCAGGTCAGGTTGAGCCTGTTCAGGTGGCCTTTGGTTCCGGTTGCAGCCATGGCAACAATGGTGAAATAGCTGATGATGAATTGCCCCAGCGAGGCTCCCACCAGCAGCCCCACATCCAGGTTGCGCGTGGGGTTCTTCTCAGACACATGCTCCCTGTGGTCAAACTTGTAGACGGCACAGCCGATCACAGTGGACACAGACATCAGGGTCACTATCACTATATTCATGACAAAGTGCATCATCACTGCGTGGTCTTTCTCGTCCTCCTCACTGTCATCGTCACCCATTACCATCTCATACACGATGAAGGTTGCCAGACCTGCCACGACTAAGAGAATTCCTGCCAGTGGGCCAAAAAATACATCCTTGAGACGGAACTTGAAGTGGTGGTGTCCGTGTTCTTCTGTCAGTCTGCCCACATTTTTCCACATGACGTATGCCATGGCAGAGGCAAAGAGACTGTACTCAATGTTGAAGGGGTACAGGTAGTAGTATGCATTTTTGAAGGTGCTACATGAACCGTGGCTGCACTTGCACTTATCATCTCCATAACCAGCTGTAAGACATGACGGGGCACAGGGAGACAAACGTGTTATGGTTTGTTTAGGGTTGCAGCAGTAAACTGTGGAACTGTATACTGTGGTAGGAAAACTGACAGTTATGataccgtgtacatttgcttatctatggTTTACATTACTTTATGGTTCATTGTAACCAATAATAATACTTATGCGTACACCGTGACCCTGAAACTGTACGAGATGGTTATCCAACCATGAAATTCTCGTACTGTTGTAGCCCTTGTTGTGTGGTATTATACTGACTGCTATCTGCTTTAATTACCTTTAGAGATGTACATTTTTCGTCCATGGATTTTAGTTTCGTTCTCCGGATATTCAGGAAATGTCGTTTGGTGAACGGACTCCTCAGTGACCAGAGTCATCCACACGACCAGATTTGTGGAGAGGGTGAGCATCAGCCCACAGCTAAATGGTAACACCAGAGGGAAACAAAAGGAAATCATGAtcagagacaaaaacagtgTACAGGAACTTGAATCATCTGCTTTAATGTCAGATTTTAATCTCATATTTATACTGAATATGGGCGCTAACCGAAACTGGTGtattacaattttaaaaaatgttaacaaattaaagtcatttaggcaaaaatgacaaaaaaaaaaacacaatttccaGCTTTTTGAtatattaaatatgatgtgaatacTTAATGATTTTCTTAGTTCTCTATTATAGTGAACTGAATACCTGGGTTTTTGATTGAATAACCACATTGTGATAAGCATTTTACACTATTTTCTGCAATTTTACCAACTAAATCATTCATCAaccaatcaagaaaataattagATTAACCAATATTAATCTATTGCAGTTAATTGtaatacaaacaaaataataaccGCACGTTTTAAGGTCTGCACATAAAGAGAAATgtatgtaaacatcagtaatgTGGCTGCAGCTCCAGTATAAATATACTCTCAGTTGTCTAAGTTACTCTCAATTTCTCGGGGAACAAATGTTCAAGCGGAAGAGTTCATTTATAAGTATCAGATAGATTCCCTCAGGGAGCGGACGCTTACAAAGACAGCAAGTGATAAAAAGGGAATCCATTCATCACCAACCGTGTAATGTTCCTTTGTAGCTGCACACAGTCTTTGGCGTGGATCCACAAAAAGAATGTCTGCAAAACGATTGCACAAACATATGAATATTTTGCAACGATAAAAGCAATTATTTTTGGGAAATTTCTCTGTGATAGGTACCTGCACAATTATGAAAAGAAGTTGCACCACAGGGAATGCAACTTTAACAGCAGAGTCGCAGTGAAGGTAACCCACATAGCTGGCTATCTTGAAAATGTCCATGATAATACTGAGCAGTCCAAACAGCACAAGTCCACCTGAAGGAGCAAGAATTAAAATCATGAAACTATTTCAAAATGATCtgttgattaaaaaacaaattctgaactttttttcttcacttACCCCTGAGCCACACAGGTCCAGCATGACCATCCTTGTAAACAATAGCATTTTCTGTCCTGGCTGTATAGATGACATAATAAATCATCCAGATGGAggtgaggaggatgatgatgatgaggaaaaCCTGCAGGTCAACGCTGCTGATCTTTACATTGTTGTAGGCGCTGCCGCTGACCAAGGCGCAGCCCAGGATCAGAATGTTTACACAGATGATCCCAGACACCATCCATCCCCAGTTGTGACTCCGCTCCCTCGCTGCTCCCATGGAAGGGATGTTCAGGTCAGGTTCACATATGCTCGCCGCTCGGCTCGGTGCGTTGATGTTGTTGGACAGGTGggcctcctctgcctccttctctTTGGCAGTCATCCTGCATGGTTCACAGGGATCACCATCGTTCAGACAGTGGCACGGATAGCCAGTGTTCAAACACATCCTTCTTCTCCCTAAGCTTGGCTCACATCTGCACTATATACTGCATGTGGTTTCATATGAGACATTACAGGTTTAACAGCTACACCCACTCATTGACTTCTTGTAAAGACCGATCCCGCCCAAGCAAAACCTTTCCATGAACACAAAATCAGCATAATTGTCACCCTGTTGGTGCTAAACAAAAACTTCCCTTTCATCCTCTTGGCAAGCAATGCATGTTAATGGTGCTGTAGTGAGTGAGAATCCACAAACATGTTTCCTGTGCATTAGCTGTTATTTTCTCTAGGTAATTAATCCACACTTTCCTTCTGCATCTCTGATGAAATCAGGAGTAACATCAGGACAGGTGAAATATAATCAGGTAAAAGTAGCTCTTGTCAATTTAGCAAACAATCAGACAAAGCGGCGACCTTTCAATAATGACGGAAAGGTTTCAGGACACCTGTAAGCCTACCTGATGCAGTGTGTTTCTGAGAGGCAGTCTGAGCTGTCTTGGCTTTTATACGCCTCCAAAACCCACGGTGGTTTACTGTACAGTCATAAATGTCAATAAATCTGTTATGAACAACACCATATTATCACCAAACACAGGGTGTTTTGCACAAAATATTCATGTAAAGTTCAAAAGATGTTTCCAGGAAATACCTTTAATCACAAATTCCAAAATACCAGAAACCGGTTCCTTTTCAGATAAACAGCAATTTTTTGATATTATACAATACATCTTCTACGTCTTAACAGcatgcacaaaataaatgtaacaatgacaacaaaactGCGTGTGACATTAAATATcatttcctcatcatctgtttttttgCAGTTATAAATACTTTAGAGGCTCTATGAGTTGTCTTGTCCCGTTTTCCTGCAGCTGACCACATGCAGCTACGCCTCAAAACTTAAACATGATCTAAATTCTCTAAATAGGCGGAGCAGGTGTTAGTCACTtatcttttttgtttgattCACTGCTTGGAGGGAATACTTTCAGTTCTTTAATGCTATTCAATGGCTCGATGAAGTGCGGCTTCTGTATCTTATCTCTGTGAAACGCCCGAGGGGTCGTCCATGAAAAGCCTGGCCATTATCTCTGCCTATTGTTGTGGAAGTTTCAACTGGTTGAGAGCTTCAGTCCAGTGCCTCTGGTGCAACTATGCTTATTTCAGATCGATACTTATTTGTGGAATGGCCTGCAGGAGGGGATCAGGGAAACCATCGCATTGTCTTCCTCTAAATCTCTATTTTAGgcttaattttgattttttttactgttgttttatcctcttttgttgcatttatcattatattttaataactgtttgcttatttcccttttaattgTATGTAAAGCGCCTTGTATCTTGCTTTGAAAAGCACCTTAGGCCTATAAATAAaggtattattattagtagtagtattagtatGACCATAGTTTAGAAGATTTATTCCCTTTCATCGGGGTGGGGCTGACAGCAGAGGTACTTTTTCATTCAACACTCCGTGGCACTCGTGAATTCGTCCTTTCTCTACACTCATGTGTCTGAGCTGTAAAACTTACCAGCAGTGGAAAGTTTAAAGTGAGAACAATGGCTTATTGAAAAGAACTTGGACAAACAATGACACCAGAATGGCTCTGGCTCTTCCTCGTGTTTCACAATGAGCGAGATGCTCCAGTAATGCTTACACATCCTGAAATGCTTGTGCTAACTATTTCCTGAACAAGTTTATGTAACCTAAGTGCTGTGACTGTTTTTGGCTTGACAATTATTCCTGGGTGAGGaatgagagaggaaaggaaaggtttcagaaatgttttcagatttattaaaacataaaaaacatataaatattcTACCAGATCAAAAGTCCATGGGAATATGACTTTTATATGTAGTCACTGCAGAGACCAAAGAGGTGCAATATGTTCCACAGCACCTCATACATCCTCCAAAATGACCATACAGTTGAATGAACACATCTCTAAAACAACCCTTTTCAAGGTGGGGTTTATTGCAGGATTGTTGCATTACAGTACATCACTTTAATTCTGTGTGCTTAACAAACTGGCAACTATAATGTCTTTTTAATGTGATTACTGAGagcctcagacacacacaggcttgaAATGAATGGTGACATCATTAAATAACAGTACGAACTTTAATTTATCTGAGATAAACTACCTGTTTGTGGGCTTATTGTCATTTTGGGGGGATTCCTTGTGTGTGTTGGACCACCTCGGCCACCGGGAGCACTGTTACCCACACGGTGCGCACCGTGGCGTCCCTGGATACCACCGACGCGCTCCTGCGCTGATCAGGAACCACTGGCTGTGAGGGAACGGCGGGACTAAGAGGCACCTCAGCCGGTCTGCTCCCACTCCCATCGCCGCATAACGACGacgatggtggtggtgatggtgttgATGAAACGGAATGGAGTCGAGCAGGGTGGATTAATTCTTCACCATGAATGACAGGTACCACAAGGCGGCCCGGGACGGCTACCTGGACCTGCTGAAGGAGGCGACTCGGAAGGATCTGAACGCGCCGGATGAGGATGGCATGACGCCGACGCTATGGGCTGCTTATCACGGCAACCTGGAGGCTCTGCGGCTGATCGTGGCGAGGGGGTGGGTAGCGAAACTTTATTGGTTGCTGCATGACTTTCGAAGGCGTGTGCGCACCACGGTGTCCATCTTCAGCCACTCGTCTTGGGTATTAAAACGCAAAAGGGACTTATTTTACTATTGTCTGTCTTGCAATCAATTTGCAGTGTCAGATCGGGCAGAATGAGGCAAACAATAACGAAAAATCATCCAATTTAGTAGAAATAATAAGGTAAAACAATCTTTAAATACTCAAACTACTTAAAGAGGCATTTTGCATTTAAACCGCACAAAGTCCAGCTACTCAAGTAACAATACACCACTGACAATGTAGGTCATCGTTTACAGAGTCCAGCAACTAGGCTATTGTAGTTGAACATACCAGAGGACCTGGCATTCTAACTACACAGAATCCTCAGGCTTTGCTCCTGGACAAGAGGAGCACTTTGAATCCTTAAAGTGGGTCAAATTTAAACTGTTTCGACATTTGACAGCAGTCAAACCCTAAATGCATTCTTTTAGCCttaaatttgatgacttttccTTAAAGTGACCACacaaaaatggaaatattttaaacatgttaTACTTTTATACAGCTGCCATTAAGTTTTGG from Epinephelus lanceolatus isolate andai-2023 chromosome 18, ASM4190304v1, whole genome shotgun sequence harbors:
- the LOC117267719 gene encoding proton channel OTOP2-like, whose protein sequence is MCLNTGYPCHCLNDGDPCEPCRMTAKEKEAEEAHLSNNINAPSRAASICEPDLNIPSMGAARERSHNWGWMVSGIICVNILILGCALVSGSAYNNVKISSVDLQVFLIIIILLTSIWMIYYVIYTARTENAIVYKDGHAGPVWLRGGLVLFGLLSIIMDIFKIASYVGYLHCDSAVKVAFPVVQLLFIIVQTFFLWIHAKDCVQLQRNITRCGLMLTLSTNLVVWMTLVTEESVHQTTFPEYPENETKIHGRKMYISKAGYGDDKCKCSHGSCSTFKNAYYYLYPFNIEYSLFASAMAYVMWKNVGRLTEEHGHHHFKFRLKDVFFGPLAGILLVVAGLATFIVYEMVMGDDDSEEDEKDHAVMMHFVMNIVIVTLMSVSTVIGCAVYKFDHREHVSEKNPTRNLDVGLLVGASLGQFIISYFTIVAMAATGTKGHLNRLNLTWAILMIIQLGLQNLFIIEGLHREPFHEVHEVHPITVVANPYVLQSGKDLGMLERSENDPKASPVLTTHSQHSHMPEHRHKLSWKRRVLKEVCAFLLMGNIILWIMPAFGARPQFDHDAETGFYKFNMWAAVVNVGLPFGIFYRMHSVASLFEVFVLT